In the genome of Pseudomonas lalucatii, the window CGGAGCTGCGGTAGGTGTCGACCCGCAGGTCGGCCGGATTGATCTCGATGGTCGCCTGCTCGTCCGGCTCCGGCAGCACCGCCACGGTGCAGGCGGAGGTGTGGATGCGGCCCTGGGACTCGGTCTCCGGCACGCGCTGCACGCGGTGGGCGCCGGACTCGAACTTGAGCTTGGCGTAGACGTTGTCGCCCTCGACCCGGGCGATCACCTCCTTGAAACCGCCATGCTCGCCTTCGTTGGCCGACAGCACTTCGACCCGCCAGCCCTGCTTCTCGGCATAGCGCGAGTACATGCGGAACAGGTCACCGGAGAAGATCGCCGCCTCGTCGCCGCCGGTGCCGGCGCGCACCTCCAGGTAGACGTTGCGCCCGTCGTTGGGGTCCTTGGGCAACAGCATGCGCTGCAGGCGGTCCTCCAGCTCGGTCAGCTGGACCTTGGCCGCGGCCACTTCCTCCTCGGCCATCTCGCGCAGGTCCGGGTCGCTGTCCTTGAGCAGCGCCTGGGCGCCCTCGAGGTCGCCCTGCACCTTGCGGAACTGGCGAAACGCCAGGATCACCGGCTCGATCTCGGCGTACTCCTTGGAATAGGCGCGGAACTGGCTCTGCTTGCTTATGACCTCGGCATCGCCGAGCAGCGCGGTCAGTTCTTCGAATCGATCCTGCAGCAGATCGAGTTTGTTGATCAACGAAGCTTTCATCACAGGCCTTTGTCGGACGGCACGCCCTCGTCGAGGGCAAAGAGTTCCTGGGCCACGGCCAGCGCATCGACGCGGCCGTCGGCGGAGAGTTTCTTCAGCTGCACGCTGGGCGCATGCAGCAACTTGTTGGTCAGACCGCGGGCCAGCTGGGCCAGCACCTCCTCGGCCGAGGCGCCCTTGCCGAGCAGACGCTGGGCCTTGGCCAGCTCCTCGTCGCGCAGGCGCTCGGCCTGCTGGCGGTAGGCCTTGAGCACGTCCACCGCGGCCAGCTCGCGCAGGCGCAACATGAAGTCCTCGGCGCCGACGCTGACCAGCTCCTCGGCGGCCTGGGCGGCACCCTGGCGGCTCTTGAGGTTTTCCGCGATGACCTCGTGCAGGTCGTCGACGGTATAGAGGTAGACGTCGTCCAGCTTGCCGACCTGGGGTTCGATATCCCGCGGCACGGCGATGTCGACCATGAAGATCGGCTTGTGCTTGCGCCGCTTCAGCGCGCTTTCCACCGCGCCCTTGCCGAGGATCGGCAGCTGGCTGGCGGTGGAGCTGATGACGATGTCGCTGCTGACCAGTTCCTGGGGGATGTCCGAGAGCAGCACCGCATGGGCGCCGAACTGCTCGGCCAGGCTGCTGGCGCGCTCCAGGGTGCGGTTGGCCACGACGATGCGCTTGACGCCCTGCTCGTACAGGTGGCGGGCGACCAGGGTGATGGTCTCGCCGGCGCCGATCAGCAGGGCCTGGCTGTCGTGCAGGTCGCTGAATATCTGCCTGGCCAGGCTGACCGCGGCGAACGCCACCGATACCGGGTTCTCGCCGATGGCGGTGTCGGTACGCACCGTCTTGGCCGTGCTGAAGGTGGCCTGGAACAGCCGGCCGAGCAGCGGCCCCAGGGTCCCCGCCTCGCGGGCCACGGCATAGGCCGACTTCATCTGGCCGAGGATCTGCGGTTCGCCCAGGACCATGGAGTCCAGGCCCGAGGCCACGCGCATCATGTGGCGTACCGCGGCGTCGTCCTGATGCACATAGGCGCAGGCGCGCAACTCGTCGAGACTGAGCCGGTGGTAGTCGGCCAGCCAGGCCAGCACCGCATCGGCCGTCAGGTCGTCCTGCTCGAGGTACAGCTCGCTGCGGTTGCAGGTCGAGAGAATCGCCGCCTCGCGGCTGGCGGTGCGCAGGCACAGCTGCTGCAACGCTTCAACCAACTGCTCCGGGGTGAAGGCCACGCGTTCGCGGACGGCCACCGAGGCGGTTTTGTGGTTGATGCCGAGGGCGATGAAGGCCATGCAAGGTCGCTGCTAGAGAGGGAAGCGCGCAATTGTCCTACTTCGCCGGAGCGAGAACAACCACCCGCCCTCGCCATGCCCCGCCCTGGCCGCCGACACGCCGGCCCCATGGGCTTGCCCAACGGCTTGTGTCATGATGCCCCGACCGCAGGTCAGTCGTCTTTGCCCCTATGAAAAGCTCCTTCGCGTTACTGACCGCCCTGGCGTTGCTGGGCGGTTGCCAAGTGCTCAGCCCATCCGTCCCGGATGGCTCGCCGCCCGTGGAGGACAGCTCTCCGCCTGCGCAGGCGCAGCAGCCCAAGACCTACGCCTCGTTCACCCAGGAAACCCTGTACGCCCTGCTCACCGCCGAACTGGCCGGACAGCGCAATCGCTTCGACATCGCCCTGGGCAACTACGTGCAGCAGGCCAACGCGACCCAGGACCCCGGGGTCGCCGAGCGCGGTTTCCGCATCGCCGAGTACCTCGGTGCCGAACAGGCGGCCCTGGATACCGCACTGATCTGGGCGACCAACGCCCCGGACAGCCTCGACGCCCAGCGCGCCGCCGCCGTGCAGCTGGCCCGCGCCGGGCGCTACGACGAATCCATGAGCCACATGGAAACCGTCCTGCTGCACCAGGGTGACACCCACTTCGATTTCCTCGCCCTGTCCGCCGCGGAAACCGACCCGGACACCCGCGCCGGCCTGCTGCAGAGCTTCGACCGCCTGCTGGAGAAGCACCCGCACAACGGCCAGCTGCTGTTCGGCAAGGCCCTGCTGCTGCAACAGGACGAGCGCCCCGAGGAGGCCCTCGAGCTGCTCGAGACCCGGACGAGCAAGCTCGACGACGTGGCGCCGCTGCTGCTGCAGGCGCGCCTGCTGCAACAGCTCGAGCGTGGCGAGGAGGCCATGCCCCTGCTGGCGCAGGGACTCGAGCGCCACCCCGAAGACAAGCGCCTGCGCCTGACCTACGCGCGCCTGCTGGTCCAGCAGGACCGCCTGGACGACGCCAAGGGCGAGTTCGCCACCCTGCTGCAACGCTTCCCCAACGACGACGACCTGCGTTTCTCCCTGGCCCTGGTCTGCCTGGAGGCCGAGGCCTGGCGCGAGGCCATCGTCTACCTGGAGGAGCTGGTCGAGCGCGGCAGTCATGTCGATGCCGCGCACTACAACCTGGCCCGCGCCTATGAAGCGCTCGAGGAACCGGAAAGCGCACTGATCGAATACGCCCTGGTCGGCCCAGGCAACGACTACCTGCCGGCCCAGGCCCGCCAGACCGAACTGCTGCTGGCCAGCCAGCGCGGCGCCGAGGCCTCGACGCGCCTGCGCGAGGCCCGCGAGGCCCAGCCCGACTATGCCATCCAGCTCTACCTGATCGAGTCCGAAGCCCTGGCCAAGCAGGAGCGCCACGAAACCGCCTGGTCCCTGATCGAGCAGGCCCTGGAGCAGTTCCCGGACGACCTCAACCTGCTCTATACCCGCGCCATGCTGGCCGAGAAGCGCGACGACCTGGGCCAGCTGGAGCAGGACCTGCGCTTCATTCTCGAACGCGAGCCGGACAACGCCATGGCCCTCAACGCCCTCGGCTACACCCTGGCCGACCGTACCACCCGCTACGCCGAGGCCAAGGCACTGATCGAGCAGGCACACCAGATCGACCCGGACGACCCGGCCATTCTCGACAGCCTGGGCTGGGTCAACTACCGCCTGGGCAACCTGGACGAGGCCGAACGCCTGCTCCGCCAGGCCCTGCAACGCTTCCCCGATCACGAAGTCGCCGCCCACCTGGGCGAGGTGCTCTGGGCCCGCGGCAAGCAGCGCGAGGCCCGCAGGGTCTGGGCCGGCGCCCTCAAGGAACAACCCGATAGCGCCATCCTGCGCAGCACCCTGCTGCGCCTGACCGGCTCCGAGACCCTATGACATTCGTCCGCCCCCTCATTCTCTTCGGCTTGCTCGCCCTGCTCGCCGGCTGTGCCGGCCTGACCTCCCGCGAAGCGCTGGAAGGCTCCGGCGACCCCGCCCGCTGGCAGGCCCATAAACAGCAGGTCGCCGCCCTCGACGCCTGGCAGATCAACGGCAAGGTCGGCATCCGCGCGCCCCGCGACTCGGGCAGCGGCACGCTGTTCTGGCTGCAGCGCCAGGACTACTACGACATCCGCCTGTCCGGTCCACTGGGCCGCGGCGCTGCCCGCCTGACCGGGCGGCCCGGGGCCATCCTCCTGGAGGTGGCCAATCAGGGCCGCTACCAGGCCGCCTCGCCGGAGGCCCTGCTGCAGCAGCAACTGGGGCTGAACCTGCCGGTATCCCATCTACTCTGGTGGATCCGCGGCCTGCCGTCGCCCGCCAGCAAGAGCCGCCTGACCCTGGATGGCGACAGCCGCCTGGCCCAGTTGAAGCAGGACGGCTGGCGTGTCGACTACCAGCGCTATGCGCAGCAGAACGGCTATTGGCTGCCCGAGCGCATCAGGCTCGACGGCCACGACCTGCAGGTGACCCTGGTGATCAAGGACTGGCAGCCGCGCCAGCTCGGCCAATGACACCGCCGGCCATTCCCGCCGCCGCCCAGCTGATCCTGCCGGCGCCGGCCAAGCTCAACCTGATGCTGCACATCCTCGGCCGCCGCGCCGACGGCTACCACGAGCTGCAGACCCTGTTCCAATTCCTCGACCACGGCGACCAGCTGGGTTTCGCCCTGCGCGAGGACGGCCAGATCCGCCTGCACAGCCAGATCGCCGGCGTGGCCCACGACAGCAACCTGATCGTGCGCGCCGCCCGCCGCCTGCAGCAGGACGCAGGCTGCCCGCTGGGCGCCGACATCTGGCTGGACAAGCGCCTGCCCATGGGCGGCGGCATCGGCGGCGGCAGCTCGGACGCCGCTACCACCCTGCTCGGCCTCGATCACCTCTGGCAGCTGGGCTGGGGCGAAGAGCGCCTGGCCGCACTGGGCCTGGGCCTGGGCGCCGACGTGCCGGTGTTCGTGCGCGGCCGGGCGGCGTTCGCCGAAGGCGTCGGCGAGCGACTCACCCCGATCGAACTCGCCGAGCCCTGGTTCCTCGTGGCCATTCCGCAAGTGCTTGTCAGCACAGCGGAAGTTTTCTCCGACCCCGAGTTGACACGGGATACGCCGCCCATTAAAGTTCGCAGCCTTCTTGAGGGGGGTGGTCGTAACGACTGCCAGCCGGTTGTCCAGAAGCGTTATCCAGAGGTTCGTAACGCTCTGATCTTGTTGAACAAATTTGTTCCTGCAAGATTGACCGGCACTGGAGCTTGTGTGTTTGGGAGCTTCCCAAACAGGGTCGATGCTGATAAAGTCGCCCGCCAACTTCCAGCCGCTTTGCCGAGTTTTGTCGCCCAGGGTCGCAACGTCTCGATGTTGCACCGCAAGCTCGCAACTCTGGCCAAGAAGTGAATGCGTAAGAGTGAGTTGTACTAGGGGCGTCGCCAAGCGGTAAGGCACCAGGTTTTGATCCTGGCATGCGTTGGTTCGAATCCAGCCGCCCCTGCCATCAACGCCACAGGCGTTATGAGTACAGCTGACAGCATTGGGTTACACACGATACAGGGGCGTCGCCAAGCGGTAAGGCACCAGGTTTTGATCCTGGCATGCGTTGGTTCGAATCCAGCCGCCCCTGCCATTTCTATACTCATCCAGGTATACCCTCAGCCGGCAGGTACTGCGCGTGTCCAAGATGATGGTCTTTACGGGGAACGCTAACCCCGATCTGGCGCGACGTATTGTTCGTCAGCTGCACATCCCCCTCGGCGATGCCTCTGTCGGTAAGTTCTCCGACGGCGAAATCAGCATTGAAATCAACGAAAACGTCCGCGGTAAAGACGTCTTCCTGATCCAGCCGACGTGCGCGCCAACCAACGACAACCTGATGGAACTGGTGGTGATGGCCGATGCCTTCCGCCGCTCCTCGGCCACCCGAATCACCGCTGTCATCCCCTACTTCGGCTATGCCCGCCAGGATCGCCGTCCGCGCTCCGCCCGCGTGGCAATCAGCGCCAAGGTCGTGGCCGACATGCTCACCGTGGTAGGCATCGACCGGGTTCTCACCGTCGACCTGCACGCCGACCAGATCCAGGGCTTCTTCGATATCCCGGTAGACAACATCTACGGCTCCCCGGTACTGGTGGACGATATCGAAGACCAGCGCTTCGACAACCTGATGATCGTCTCCCCGGACATCGGCGGCGTGGTGCGCGCGCGCGCCGTGGCCAAGTCCCTGGGCGTTGACCTGGCGATCATCGACAAGCGTCGCGAGAAGGCCAACCACTCCGAGGTGATGCACATCATCGGCGACGTGGAAGGCCGCACCTGCATCCTGGTCGACGACATGGTCGACACCGCCGGCACCCTGTGCCACGCGGCCAAGGCGCTGAAGGAACACGGTGCCGCCAAGGTGTTCGCCTATGCCACGCACCCGGTGCTGTCCGGTCGCGCCATCGAGAACATCGAAAATTCCGTGCTGGACGAGCTGGTGGTGACCAACACCATCCCGCTGTCCGCCGCCGC includes:
- the prfA gene encoding peptide chain release factor 1; its protein translation is MKASLINKLDLLQDRFEELTALLGDAEVISKQSQFRAYSKEYAEIEPVILAFRQFRKVQGDLEGAQALLKDSDPDLREMAEEEVAAAKVQLTELEDRLQRMLLPKDPNDGRNVYLEVRAGTGGDEAAIFSGDLFRMYSRYAEKQGWRVEVLSANEGEHGGFKEVIARVEGDNVYAKLKFESGAHRVQRVPETESQGRIHTSACTVAVLPEPDEQATIEINPADLRVDTYRSSGAGGQHVNTTDSAIRITHIPTGIVVECQEERSQHKNRAKAMAWLAAKLKDQQEAAAHKEISDTRKLLVGSGDRSERIRTYNFPQGRVTDHRINLTLYALAEVMSGGVEAVIEPLLAEYQADQLAALGD
- the hemA gene encoding glutamyl-tRNA reductase, producing the protein MAFIALGINHKTASVAVRERVAFTPEQLVEALQQLCLRTASREAAILSTCNRSELYLEQDDLTADAVLAWLADYHRLSLDELRACAYVHQDDAAVRHMMRVASGLDSMVLGEPQILGQMKSAYAVAREAGTLGPLLGRLFQATFSTAKTVRTDTAIGENPVSVAFAAVSLARQIFSDLHDSQALLIGAGETITLVARHLYEQGVKRIVVANRTLERASSLAEQFGAHAVLLSDIPQELVSSDIVISSTASQLPILGKGAVESALKRRKHKPIFMVDIAVPRDIEPQVGKLDDVYLYTVDDLHEVIAENLKSRQGAAQAAEELVSVGAEDFMLRLRELAAVDVLKAYRQQAERLRDEELAKAQRLLGKGASAEEVLAQLARGLTNKLLHAPSVQLKKLSADGRVDALAVAQELFALDEGVPSDKGL
- a CDS encoding tetratricopeptide repeat protein translates to MKSSFALLTALALLGGCQVLSPSVPDGSPPVEDSSPPAQAQQPKTYASFTQETLYALLTAELAGQRNRFDIALGNYVQQANATQDPGVAERGFRIAEYLGAEQAALDTALIWATNAPDSLDAQRAAAVQLARAGRYDESMSHMETVLLHQGDTHFDFLALSAAETDPDTRAGLLQSFDRLLEKHPHNGQLLFGKALLLQQDERPEEALELLETRTSKLDDVAPLLLQARLLQQLERGEEAMPLLAQGLERHPEDKRLRLTYARLLVQQDRLDDAKGEFATLLQRFPNDDDLRFSLALVCLEAEAWREAIVYLEELVERGSHVDAAHYNLARAYEALEEPESALIEYALVGPGNDYLPAQARQTELLLASQRGAEASTRLREAREAQPDYAIQLYLIESEALAKQERHETAWSLIEQALEQFPDDLNLLYTRAMLAEKRDDLGQLEQDLRFILEREPDNAMALNALGYTLADRTTRYAEAKALIEQAHQIDPDDPAILDSLGWVNYRLGNLDEAERLLRQALQRFPDHEVAAHLGEVLWARGKQREARRVWAGALKEQPDSAILRSTLLRLTGSETL
- the lolB gene encoding lipoprotein insertase outer membrane protein LolB, with the protein product MTFVRPLILFGLLALLAGCAGLTSREALEGSGDPARWQAHKQQVAALDAWQINGKVGIRAPRDSGSGTLFWLQRQDYYDIRLSGPLGRGAARLTGRPGAILLEVANQGRYQAASPEALLQQQLGLNLPVSHLLWWIRGLPSPASKSRLTLDGDSRLAQLKQDGWRVDYQRYAQQNGYWLPERIRLDGHDLQVTLVIKDWQPRQLGQ
- the ispE gene encoding 4-(cytidine 5'-diphospho)-2-C-methyl-D-erythritol kinase translates to MTPPAIPAAAQLILPAPAKLNLMLHILGRRADGYHELQTLFQFLDHGDQLGFALREDGQIRLHSQIAGVAHDSNLIVRAARRLQQDAGCPLGADIWLDKRLPMGGGIGGGSSDAATTLLGLDHLWQLGWGEERLAALGLGLGADVPVFVRGRAAFAEGVGERLTPIELAEPWFLVAIPQVLVSTAEVFSDPELTRDTPPIKVRSLLEGGGRNDCQPVVQKRYPEVRNALILLNKFVPARLTGTGACVFGSFPNRVDADKVARQLPAALPSFVAQGRNVSMLHRKLATLAKK
- a CDS encoding ribose-phosphate pyrophosphokinase, translating into MSKMMVFTGNANPDLARRIVRQLHIPLGDASVGKFSDGEISIEINENVRGKDVFLIQPTCAPTNDNLMELVVMADAFRRSSATRITAVIPYFGYARQDRRPRSARVAISAKVVADMLTVVGIDRVLTVDLHADQIQGFFDIPVDNIYGSPVLVDDIEDQRFDNLMIVSPDIGGVVRARAVAKSLGVDLAIIDKRREKANHSEVMHIIGDVEGRTCILVDDMVDTAGTLCHAAKALKEHGAAKVFAYATHPVLSGRAIENIENSVLDELVVTNTIPLSAAAQSCSRIRQLDIAPVVAEAVRRISNEESISAMFR